In one Lolium rigidum isolate FL_2022 chromosome 3, APGP_CSIRO_Lrig_0.1, whole genome shotgun sequence genomic region, the following are encoded:
- the LOC124704249 gene encoding lipase-like PAD4, producing the protein MEDADENSMFETSHVLGALLASSPLLARAWDRCAAATAMGAASSGFLHSGGDVDGGTVYVAFSGVQAALSVAGAAAVASGADVFAPVELRGDAAGARVFPQLAAAEPDAGAGDGDSVAVQALALRCFVKLCGSPEFQMLLNQIKGKEVVFTGHSLGGAIAALAALHYLCISSSSPASAPVPPVLCVTFGSPLLGNEALSRAILRERWGGSFCHVVSQHDVVPRLLFCPLDAVPVRIIVGMQLQQRLGCTRHACAVSVRVTESEQEALRQLIQAHIRSVAMEQKLAAPETRGGSPYRPFGTYVLCSLDGAACVDSLTAAVQMLYATFAARCVPGSVTSLEAAHSCYGDLVLKMPQQLLFKRRPNTIDAPLMVFNSNYDAGISLALEASGIHREATEGTTARHWLKASKRAGRSPSLNCAGLAMRLGKITPSRAQIEWYKASFDADMGYYDAFKLQRSTKKFHHANMCRHKLAQFWDGVLSMLDNSQLPHDFHRRAKWVNAARFYQLLVEPLDIADYHRNNLHRTRGSYISHGRERRYELFDKWWKERDALAGMGDASTTANRLRSKYAGLTQDPCFWARVEEARELTERAKVEHDVASLAMKLGSLREFERYSGELVESKEVSIDVLAPQSSYTLWVVEWKELKLKDEIRTALLFQI; encoded by the exons ATGGAGGACGCAGACGAAAATTCCAT GTTCGAGACTAGCCATGTCCTCGGCGCGCTGCTggcctcctcgccgctgctggcgCGCGCCTGGGACCGGTGCGCGGCCGCCACCGCGATGGGCGCCGCTTCCTCCGGGTTCTTGCACAGCGGCGGCGATGTGGACGGGGGCACGGTCTACGTAGCCTTCTCCGGGGTGCAGGCTGCCCTGTCGGTGGCGGGCGCCGCGGCTGTGGCGAGCGGCGCCGACGTGTTCGCGCCGGTCGAGCTCCGCGGCGACGCGGCCGGGGCAAGGGTCTTTCCGCAGCtggccgccgccgagccggatGCCGGCGCCGGTGACGGGGATTCGGTCGCCGTCCAGGCGCTGGCGCTGAGGTGCTTCGTCAAATTGTGCGGCTCACCGGAATTCCAG ATGCTGCTGAATCAAATAAAGGGCAAGGAGGTGGTGTTCACGGGCCACTCCCTCGGTGGCGCCATCGCTGCTCTTGCCGCGCTGCACTACCTCTGCATCTCATCGTCAAGTCCAGCATCGGCCCCAGTTCCTCCGGTGCTATGCGTCACATTTGGGAGCCCGTTGCTTGGCAACGAGGCTCTCTCCCGGGCTATCCTTCGTGAGCGATGGGGCGGAAGCTTCTGCCATGTCGTCTCGCAGCACGATGTTGTCCCGAGGCTCCTCTTCTGCCCCCTCGACGCTGTTCCTGTACGCATCATCGTTGGGATGCAGCTGCAGCAACGGCTGGGGTGCACTCGCCATGCGTGTGCGGTGTCGGTGCGTGTGACGGAATCCGAGCAGGAGGCGCTGCGGCAACTGATACAGGCACACATCCGCTCTGTGGCCATGGAGCAGAAGCTCGCAGCTCCAGAGACACGTGGCGGGAGCCCTTACCGCCCGTTCGGGACCTATGTGTTGTGCTCGCTAGACGGCGCAGCTTGCGTTGACAGCCTGACCGCGGCTGTTCAGATGCTCTATGCCACTTTTGCTGCCAGGTGCGTGCCAGGCAGCGTGACATCCCTGGAGGCTGCACACTCCTGCTATGGTGATCTCGTGCTTAAAATGCCGCAGCAGTTGCTCTTCAAGCGGCGTCCGAACACCATTGACGCACCACTGATGGTGTTCAACTCCAACTACGACGCTGGCATATCCCTTGCGCTCGAGGCTTCCGGCATCCACCGCGAGGCAACAGAGGGTACCACAGCACGGCACTGGCTGAAGGCATCGAAGCGGGCTGGGCGCAGCCCAAGCCTGAATTGCGCGGGGCTTGCGATGCGGCTGGGTAAGATCACGCCGTCCCGGGCGCAGATCGAGTGGTACAAGGCGTCGTTTGATGCTGACATGGGGTACTATGACGCATTCAAGCTGCAGAGGTCAACCAAGAAGTTCCACCATGCCAACATGTGCCGCCACAAGCTGGCTCAGTTCTGGGATGGCGTGCTGTCCATGCTCGACAACAGCCAGCTCCCCCATGACTTCCACCGTCGTGCCAAGTGGGTTAACGCTGCCCGCTTCTACCAGCTGCTTGTCGAGCCCCTTGACATCGCCGACTACCACCGGAACAACCTCCACAGGACAAGAGGTAGCTACATCAGTCATGGCCGCGAGAGAAG ATATGAACTGTTCGACAAGTGGTGGAAGGAGAGGGACGCCTTGGCTGGAATGGGCGACGCCTCAACCACAGCAAACAGGTTGAGGAGCAAGTACGCGGGTCTGACGCAGGACCCATGCTTCTGGGCGAGAGTGGAGGAGGCACGTGAGTTGACGGAGAGGGCCAAGGTCGAGCACGACGTGGCGTCACTGGCGATGAAGCTAGGGAGCTTAAGAGAGTTCGAGCGCTACTCTGGTGAGCTGGTGGAGAGCAAGGAGGTGTCTATCGACGTCCTCGCACCACAGTCGAGCTACACCTTATGGGTGGTGGAGTGGAAGGAGCTCAAGCTTAAAGATGAAATAAGGACAGCATTAttgttccagatctga